The Biomphalaria glabrata chromosome 1, xgBioGlab47.1, whole genome shotgun sequence sequence gaattttgaatttcgaatATTTTGAGAGAGCcactgagtccagccaactctaatgggtacctgactttagttagggaaagtaaacacgacaccctgctcgttaaccgtttgggcaaagaatcagatgaccttaacatcatctgccctatagatcgcaaggtctgaaatgagaACTTAACTATTTTTTACTTTAGTTAGGAACTGACCCAGCTCCCGCACATGGGATGTGGGTTTTGGAGGTTTTCTGTCATGGGGTTATTTTTGTTCGTCACCATCAACTCATCTTACAACTTTGAGGGTCTCCACATATGACTATCACCAAGAACCGCCTCTGATCATTGGGATAGCAGCGTATTTAATGTCTTTATTGAGAAGGAGCTTCACGACTTTAATCTAAAAcctctaaaaaaaactaattgtaATCGAATTAAATGTAGAATTCTTACCAACCTTACATTAGTAACGTCGTGGGAGGGGGGAACGGCACagagaaagagtaaaaaaaaacaactaattgtGACGTCAACAAACTAATCATTCTTAtagccccctcccccttttcgaTCTGTTTTAGGCAGTACAGGATCATTTCTCAATATGTGGGGTGCACCCTGCTAGGGAGGCACCACACGCTGACAAGGGGAGGCGACGGCGTTATTTTTGTTCCCCTCTAAAAGTTGCGCAACACTGCATaatagcccttttttttttttactgttgttATCTCCCCCTTGTGTTTTTATTCCTGTCTCAAGGATAGCGTGCCTTTAAACAAAAGTAGCGCTGATGGAAGATAAAAATTAGATTAagtgtaacaataataatacatcgAAAGTTGATTCTTCTAAAACACAACACAGCAGGCCTACTCCAACTCACAACAAGAGTGAGAAGATCTCTAAGCTTAAGGTTTTAATTCGTTTcagcttcaatagcttttacATAAAAATTAGAAGAGCTATAGTcagccagggccggtcttaggccactacaacctatgcggccgcagtgggcccgtactttcataggccccgcgcgaagtaaattattaaaagaaacCATTTAAACTTATTAATAAAGGGTTTCTGGAATTCTcctaaaattgtaaaatataaatatataatctttgcgaaagagaaaaacttgaaaggaacattagctaagtttgacatagataTAAATCCAATCACTAGattaatacacaaactaaggcccgcagtaAAATCACTGAATTTAGAAAGCCatgatagaagactcaaaagtaaagtagcaattatacataaaacactgaaccataatcttcaaatacaaaaacaaaatttaataaaaatactcagaaagacacaaagataaaggcacattactcgttccatatgctagtaaaaattagtataaatactccttcttccctagtgctattagagcatggaatgggttgcctgagctagccaggaaaactagtgacttggcagtATTTAGGTCagtggttaatatgcatgactagatgcatgacgcgtaggacgtaaccatctttttttttgaagtaacgtctgtatcatataagataagaataataataatagctatATTGAGTTTCTGTTTACAAAAAATCGTTGGTTcaagttattttaagtttatttcactaaaaatataatacgccttaCATTGGTTTACTTGTTTGGTCGTATTGGGTTACAAACCAACGACTGACCAACAAAACAGTAAATCAGGAACCAGAGGTTCTCGAAATAATATTAGTGAGGTTCATGTTTTTGCTGCAACTACAAAATTCATAATGCACATTACTCCTGTGTATTGGCTGAAAGTCTATTAGCAGTAGGTAGACTCGCAACAGTCTTTACACTATATTTGATAAAAGATCTGTTTGAGAACCTTTTTTAGGTTTGATTTGCAGTGCTTGCCTTTTATCGTTGCCTAGCCGTAAAGATAAATGGTATGGGTTTCTCTGGGGTGATAAATGGCGTGTAAATGGGTTTAAGTCCCTCGTACTTGGGATCGACTGTGATTTTAAGTTTCTGAAGCAGTTTAGCAGTGCCCACATAAATCTCCATTTCCGCGAACCTGCGCCCTATGCACCCTCTGGCGCCGTGGCCAAATGGCAGGTAGGCGAAAGGGTGACATTTCTTGTCTTCTGAATCCTGACGGACGACTTCCCCTTCCCGTCTCAACCACCGCTCGGGCAGAAACTTTTTCGGCTCGCTGAAGTACCTCGCGTCCAGGGAGCTTCGGCTGCTGGACATGATAACGCTGGTTCCCTTAGGAACCAAGTAGCCACCGATTACGGTATCGATATTAAGGCTTCTCTCTGTGCCGTTAGCCAAAGGGAAATTGATGCGCATCGATTCTTTGACACAGGCTTTTAGATAAACCAACTTCGCCAGAGCCTCAGGAGTGATGGGGTCATTCAATCCCACCAGCTCATGGACTTCTTTTGCCGCTCTTTCTTGAGCTTCCGGGTTCATGGCCAGGTTATATATTAGCAAGGTCATGTTCCTAGCCGTTGAGTCTGTCCCGCCGATCAACATGGAGTCAATTATAGCTAAAACCTTTTCCATCTGCAAGTTTCCCTTGGTGAGCATCGACTCCAGCAAGTTTGATTCCTGAGCTGGACGCTCGAGGTCAGTTCTGTTGACATCCTGGACAATTTTTCGAACGTATATCATAGCCCTTTGGCGAATCAACTTCATGGCATTTTCATAACTTCTATAGAAGGCATCGTCTGCTGTTCTTAGGTAGCGCCTCTCCATGCCAAGCATGGCTAAGAAAATGCTTTTCAAACAGAGTTTTAACGCATGTAAAAGCTCCAAGCGGTCAGGGGAGTCGCATGTAGTGGGATCTAAGAAGCCAAGCCTTTGGTTAAAACAAACCACGCCGATACTTTCAAGTGCGAACTTGAAGAGCAGTTCTGACTGGGCATCAGGGCTAAGTGTTGGGTTTTGCAGCTGGTTCACGAAATCGTCTGCGACATGATTCTGGGCGGGAAGATAGTGGATGCAAACAGAGGGTTTCATGAGAAGGGGGTTAATGGCGCTTCTCAGCTCCTGCCAGGCTGGTCCTGACACCGTACCAAGAGCGGGCGGGAGGCCGTTTCGTTCTCGGAAGACTTTGCTCAAGGTCATGAGGCGTCTCAGCGGGAAGGCACCTTCGTTTCTGAATATGGCTTCTGCGTCCTCGGCGTTGTCAGTGTGTACACTGTAGTCTTTTCCCAGCCTCGATTTGAACACGGGACCGTACTTCTCGTGCAAGTCTGCGACCAGAGCTCCGAAGTTTTCCGGAGAGTGTCTGCTGAATGGTGCGAACATCAGTGCCGTGCCAATGTAAGGGAGTTTCATTAGACCTGACGGTCCGGGCATTAGTCTCATAGGAAGCACTTTGGAAGTTGGCAAAACTTCTCGGCTTTTTGCGGCGCTAACGCCATCACAGAAACAGCGGGCCAGTAAGTAAGTAGTGACAAGTGACCCATTGGCTGGAACATGGCGCGCCGTCCCCATAATAATCATTCTGAAAAAGGAGGAACAgaatatataggttagtgctTCTGTAAATGCAATGAATAGTAAACAACTGCTCCCCACATATTAAATAATGCATTGTAGGGGCATAGTGGATTTATTAACAAAATAGTACAACTGAGTTGAGACAATGTACATTATgccaagttattttttttttaccttaattTCTTCAAGGAATCCATCTAATTAGTTCTGGAATTtcgccgtttttttttttctttagcacagcgtttctcaaactatggGCAAAGGGAAACgagggcattttttttttaaatgaagtaccaaaaaaaaatgtttatagtaGCATTTGCAGTAATAAATCCATATTTCAGTATTAACTAAATACAAAAACTACATCATTGTcaaggtttaaaaaaattaaataattaaattgacGTTACTTCCTCACTTATAAGACTCTTGATCAAAACTTGTTTAGAGATTAGTTTATCATTTCAGTTCTCGTGTTTATGTCTGTTATGCTCTCATAGCACCTCGAGcccacattttgtttgttaaagggaaactccgaaggtttttcaaatttgagttattgacatatttaaattctgcgtaaaaagttgtaatagtaaacattttaccattttttatttaaatgcttagaaacatttatatttaattaattagtaaattattgacatctaaaaaaaaacggggttctattatattttgtttttaggttaggcatacgtcacttccctcaacaatactgaaagggaaactagatttgaccaatcgtatcgcttaattcttacagtagctgttaggctgtaAGTcctagtgacggcctagtcaagcgctatgatacagttatatatagatagatttaaaagcattaggttaaccaactcgagaaaaaaagtacattttcatctaagcccctccctgtcccaagaagtaaataggtCGCAGGTctaactggtcagtgtaagcggcgccttcgacattgaggggtcacggaggtcacggtgtaaggctagtctagactacgtgtagtcagtcatgacaagacaaccaagcgatagtgtttgttgtatgttgagtggtcaggcgagaagatacacactgccgtggttagtcatgcatgtaaatcTCCTTaaacacgcatttttttctctttgcttacaagatcctagatctaactgcatagacgaagatatatttcttttacgagaatgtaaactttactgtatggtctcccgttatacaataagtcaatagattaaattaataggttagtgtgacgtcacagaaacccggtgaaagtctgaccgttttggatgcgcaggaaaattacgtcagaaaaatatcaattactaagttattattgcaaataaaaacaaaataataatatattcactatctgtaaatcaaaacacatattatatcaaaaattgtcaaaaccatcggagtttccctttaacagcgctatataaatgagaaaattagACCCTGTTATTATAATTAGAGTTTTATACTCAAACGCCTCTAATGGCAAACGCCTCTCAGTATATGCCTGTCCAACCGGCACCTTCCAcacggtcacggaggtcacggtccaACCCCTCTTCTCTATTTAGCTTTATCTGACCTATACCAGGGTAGCTCTTCCATTGGTGGGGGCCTCACACATGACtaagaaaaaatagaaaaaaaattgcaatactT is a genomic window containing:
- the LOC106063982 gene encoding probable cytochrome P450 49a1, producing the protein MIIMGTARHVPANGSLVTTYLLARCFCDGVSAAKSREVLPTSKVLPMRLMPGPSGLMKLPYIGTALMFAPFSRHSPENFGALVADLHEKYGPVFKSRLGKDYSVHTDNAEDAEAIFRNEGAFPLRRLMTLSKVFRERNGLPPALGTVSGPAWQELRSAINPLLMKPSVCIHYLPAQNHVADDFVNQLQNPTLSPDAQSELLFKFALESIGVVCFNQRLGFLDPTTCDSPDRLELLHALKLCLKSIFLAMLGMERRYLRTADDAFYRSYENAMKLIRQRAMIYVRKIVQDVNRTDLERPAQESNLLESMLTKGNLQMEKVLAIIDSMLIGGTDSTARNMTLLIYNLAMNPEAQERAAKEVHELVGLNDPITPEALAKLVYLKACVKESMRINFPLANGTERSLNIDTVIGGYLVPKGTSVIMSSSRSSLDARYFSEPKKFLPERWLRREGEVVRQDSEDKKCHPFAYLPFGHGARGCIGRRFAEMEIYVGTAKLLQKLKITVDPKYEGLKPIYTPFITPEKPIPFIFTARQR